A single window of Callithrix jacchus isolate 240 chromosome 6, calJac240_pri, whole genome shotgun sequence DNA harbors:
- the LOC100386055 gene encoding ragulator complex protein LAMTOR1, which translates to MGYCHSSENEDSDQDREERKLLLDPSSPPTKALNGAEPNYHSLPSTRTDEQALLSSILAKTASNIIDVSAADSQGMEQHEYMDRARQYSTHLAVLSSSLTHWKKLPPLPSLTSQPPSQPHQVLASEPIPFSDLQQVSRIAAYAYSALSQIRVDAKEELVVQFGIP; encoded by the coding sequence ATGGGGTACTGCCATAGCAGCGAGAACGAGGACTCGGACCAGGACCGAGAGGAGCGGAAGCTGCTGCTGGACCCTAGCAGTCCCCCTACCAAAGCTCTCAATGGAGCTGAGCCCAACTACCACAGCCTGCCTTCCACTCGCACAGATGAGCAGGCCCTGCTCTCTTCCATCCTTGCCAAGACAGCCAGCAACATCATTGATGTGTCTGCTGCAGACTCACAGGGCATGGAGCAGCACGAGTACATGGACCGTGCCAGGCAGTACAGCACCCACTTGGCAGTGCTGAGCAGCAGCCTGACCCATTGGAAGAAGCTGCCACCTTTGCCATCTCTTACCAGCCAGCCCCCCAGCCAGCCCCACCAAGTGCTGGCCAGCGAGCCTATCCCATTCTCCGATTTGCAGCAGGTCTCCAGGATAGCTGCTTATGCCTACAGTGCACTTTCTCAGATCCGTGTGGACGCAAAAGAGGAGCTGGTTGTACAGTTTGGGATTCCATGA